A portion of the Brevundimonas pondensis genome contains these proteins:
- the dnaJ gene encoding molecular chaperone DnaJ: protein MAQRDYYEILGVERTIDAPGLKAAYRKLAMIHHPDRNGGSEESLAQFKEISEAYTVLSDDQKRAAYDRFGHAGVNGGAGGGDPFGRGGGQGFHDINDIFSQVFGDAFGEAFGGRGGGRQQQGGPRRGSDLRYDLEITLEQAYKGAEVEISVPTTMTCEVCDGSGAKAGTKPTICSTCGGAGRVRQANGFFQVERTCPRCGGSGEMIADPCTACHGHGQVRKNRQLSLKIPAGVDDGSRIRLSGEGEAGQRGGPRGDLYVFLSVHDHELFERDNLDLLVTVPVPMTVAALGGVVDAPCLVSEACDGKCKATVEVPAGAQTGKTVRIKGKGMPHLNGRQRGDLVVELFVETPTDLTPRQKELMQELAASFGESQNPRNTSFAGKARRFWADILGGDADNPKETA from the coding sequence ATGGCGCAGCGTGACTATTACGAAATTCTGGGGGTCGAACGGACCATCGATGCGCCGGGCCTGAAGGCGGCCTATCGCAAGCTGGCCATGATCCACCACCCGGACCGCAACGGCGGCTCGGAAGAATCCCTCGCCCAGTTCAAGGAGATCTCCGAGGCCTATACGGTGCTGTCGGACGATCAGAAGCGTGCGGCCTATGACCGGTTCGGTCATGCGGGCGTGAACGGCGGCGCCGGCGGCGGCGACCCGTTCGGACGCGGCGGCGGGCAAGGTTTCCACGACATCAACGACATCTTCTCCCAGGTCTTCGGGGACGCCTTCGGGGAGGCCTTCGGCGGCCGAGGCGGCGGGCGTCAGCAACAGGGCGGACCGCGTCGCGGCTCGGACCTGCGCTATGACCTCGAGATCACCCTGGAGCAGGCCTACAAGGGCGCAGAGGTCGAGATTTCGGTCCCCACCACCATGACCTGCGAGGTCTGCGACGGCTCGGGCGCCAAGGCCGGGACCAAGCCGACCATCTGCTCCACCTGCGGCGGCGCCGGACGCGTGCGCCAGGCCAACGGCTTCTTCCAGGTCGAGCGCACCTGCCCCCGTTGCGGCGGCTCGGGCGAGATGATCGCCGACCCCTGCACCGCCTGTCATGGTCACGGCCAGGTCCGCAAGAACCGCCAGCTCAGCCTCAAGATCCCCGCCGGCGTCGACGACGGCTCGCGCATCCGCCTGTCGGGCGAGGGCGAGGCCGGTCAGCGCGGCGGCCCGCGCGGCGACCTCTATGTCTTCCTGTCGGTGCACGACCACGAACTGTTCGAGCGCGACAACCTGGACCTGCTGGTCACGGTGCCGGTGCCGATGACGGTGGCGGCGCTCGGCGGGGTGGTCGACGCCCCCTGCCTGGTGTCCGAGGCCTGCGACGGCAAGTGCAAGGCCACGGTCGAGGTGCCCGCCGGCGCCCAGACCGGCAAGACGGTGCGCATCAAGGGCAAGGGCATGCCCCACCTGAATGGCCGTCAGCGCGGCGATCTGGTGGTCGAGCTGTTCGTGGAAACCCCGACCGATCTGACCCCGCGTCAGAAGGAGCTGATGCAGGAGCTTGCGGCCTCGTTCGGAGAGAGTCAGAATCCGCGCAACACCAGCTTCGCGGGCAAGGCTCGACGTTTCTGGGCCGACATCCTGGGCGGCGACGCCGACAATCCGAAAGAGACTGCGTGA
- the dnaK gene encoding molecular chaperone DnaK, translating into MAKIIGIDLGTTNSCVAVMDGKNPKVIENAEGNRTTPSVVAIQDSGEVLVGQPARRQAVTNPTNTFFAIKRLIGRNFDDPVVAKDKGMVPYEIVKGPNGDAWVRAHGKDYSPQQVSAFTLGKMKEAAEAYLGETVTQAVITVPAYFNDAQRQATKDAGKIAGLEVLRIINEPTAAALAYGLEKNDGQKIAVYDLGGGTFDVSILEIGDGVFEVKSTNGDTFLGGEDFDLRLVDYLADEFKKEQGVDLRTDKLALQRLKEEAEKAKKELSSTTQYEVNLPFITMNASGPLHLNIKLSRAKLEALVEDLITRTIEPCAKALKDAGLKASDIDEVVLVGGMTRMPAVQEAVKKFFGKEPHKGVNPDEVVALGAAVQAGVLQGDVKDVLLLDVTPLTLGIETLGGVFTPLIERNTTIPTKKAQVFSTADDNQSAVTIRVFQGERPMAADNKVLGQFDLMGIPPAPRGMPQIEVAFDIDANGIVHVTAKDKATNKEQSIRIQANGGLSDADIDKMVKEAEANAAADKVRKDLVEAVNGADSLIHSTEKALSEHGDKIDDTTKATIQSALDDLKSAKDGSDPEVIREKTNTLAQASMKLGEAMYAAQQGAGEDGASAEAPADDGVVDAEFEEVSDADDDKKNA; encoded by the coding sequence ATGGCCAAGATTATCGGCATCGACCTCGGCACGACCAACTCGTGCGTCGCCGTCATGGACGGCAAGAACCCCAAGGTCATCGAGAACGCCGAAGGCAACCGCACGACCCCGTCGGTCGTGGCGATCCAGGACAGCGGCGAAGTGCTCGTCGGCCAGCCTGCGCGTCGCCAGGCGGTCACGAACCCGACCAACACCTTCTTCGCCATCAAGCGCCTGATCGGCCGCAATTTCGATGACCCGGTGGTGGCCAAGGACAAGGGCATGGTGCCCTACGAGATCGTCAAGGGCCCGAACGGCGACGCCTGGGTGCGCGCCCACGGCAAGGACTATTCGCCGCAACAGGTCTCGGCCTTCACCCTCGGCAAGATGAAGGAGGCCGCTGAGGCCTACCTCGGCGAGACCGTGACCCAGGCCGTCATCACCGTTCCGGCCTACTTCAACGACGCCCAGCGTCAGGCCACCAAGGACGCCGGCAAGATCGCCGGCCTGGAAGTCCTGCGCATCATCAACGAGCCGACCGCGGCCGCCCTGGCCTACGGCCTGGAGAAGAACGACGGTCAGAAGATCGCCGTCTATGACCTGGGCGGCGGCACCTTCGACGTCTCGATCCTGGAGATCGGCGACGGCGTCTTCGAGGTGAAGTCGACCAACGGCGACACCTTCCTGGGCGGCGAGGACTTCGACCTGCGTCTGGTCGACTACCTGGCCGACGAGTTCAAGAAGGAGCAGGGCGTCGATCTGCGGACCGACAAGCTGGCTCTGCAGCGCCTGAAGGAAGAGGCCGAGAAGGCCAAGAAGGAGCTGTCCTCGACGACCCAGTACGAGGTCAACCTGCCGTTCATCACCATGAACGCCTCGGGCCCGCTGCACCTGAACATCAAGCTGTCGCGCGCCAAGCTGGAAGCCCTGGTCGAAGACCTGATCACCCGCACCATCGAGCCCTGCGCCAAGGCGCTGAAGGACGCGGGCCTGAAGGCCTCGGACATCGATGAAGTGGTGCTGGTCGGCGGCATGACCCGCATGCCCGCCGTGCAGGAAGCCGTGAAGAAATTCTTCGGCAAGGAGCCGCACAAGGGCGTGAACCCTGACGAAGTCGTGGCCCTGGGCGCCGCCGTTCAGGCCGGCGTTCTGCAAGGCGACGTCAAGGACGTGCTGCTGCTGGATGTGACCCCGCTGACCCTGGGCATCGAGACCCTGGGCGGCGTGTTCACTCCGCTGATCGAGCGCAACACCACCATCCCGACCAAGAAGGCCCAGGTCTTCTCGACCGCCGACGACAACCAGTCGGCCGTGACGATCCGCGTCTTCCAGGGCGAACGCCCGATGGCCGCCGACAACAAGGTCCTGGGTCAGTTCGACCTGATGGGCATTCCGCCGGCGCCGCGCGGCATGCCGCAGATCGAGGTCGCCTTCGACATCGACGCCAACGGCATCGTCCACGTCACCGCCAAGGACAAGGCGACCAACAAGGAACAGTCGATCCGCATTCAGGCCAACGGCGGCCTGTCGGATGCGGACATCGACAAGATGGTCAAGGAAGCCGAAGCCAACGCCGCCGCCGACAAGGTCCGCAAGGACCTGGTCGAGGCCGTCAACGGCGCCGACAGCCTGATCCACTCGACCGAAAAGGCCCTGTCGGAACACGGCGACAAGATCGATGACACGACCAAGGCGACCATCCAGTCGGCCCTGGACGACCTGAAGTCGGCCAAGGACGGTTCGGACCCGGAAGTCATCCGCGAGAAGACCAACACCCTGGCCCAGGCCTCGATGAAGCTGGGCGAGGCCATGTACGCCGCCCAGCAGGGCGCCGGTGAAGACGGCGCCTCGGCTGAGGCTCCCGCCGACGACGGCGTGGTCGACGCCGAGTTCGAGGAAGTCTCGGACGCCGACGACGACAAGAAGAACGCGTAA
- the dapB gene encoding 4-hydroxy-tetrahydrodipicolinate reductase — MSDIFHAGISGARGRMGRAVSQVLDAREDVVVATRFDRGETPDLSLCDVIIDFSTPEASVELARACAERGGPALVIGSTGLSPEQDAEIEAAADRIAIVRSGNFSLGLNILIGLVEHAAQRLDGRDWDIEVLETHHRRKVDAPSGTALMLGEAAANGRGRDLEDLRTAPYDGITGPREAGKIGFASLRAGGVIGEHTVLFGSDDELLTLSHSAIDRSLFAKGAVAAAAWVRNRRPGLYDMQDVLGFRQA; from the coding sequence GTGAGCGACATCTTCCACGCCGGCATTTCCGGCGCGCGGGGCCGGATGGGTCGCGCTGTTTCCCAGGTTCTGGACGCCCGTGAAGATGTGGTGGTGGCGACGCGCTTTGACCGGGGAGAGACGCCCGATCTGAGTCTGTGCGACGTCATCATCGACTTCTCGACGCCTGAGGCCTCGGTCGAACTGGCCCGGGCCTGCGCCGAGCGCGGCGGACCGGCCCTGGTGATCGGTTCCACGGGCCTGTCGCCGGAACAGGACGCCGAGATCGAAGCGGCGGCGGACAGGATCGCCATCGTCCGCAGCGGAAACTTCTCGCTGGGCCTCAACATCCTGATCGGTCTGGTCGAGCACGCGGCCCAGCGTCTGGATGGCCGCGACTGGGACATCGAGGTGCTGGAGACCCATCACCGGCGCAAGGTGGACGCTCCCTCAGGCACCGCCCTGATGCTGGGCGAGGCCGCGGCTAACGGTCGGGGTCGCGATCTGGAAGACCTGAGGACCGCGCCCTATGACGGCATCACCGGCCCGCGTGAGGCGGGCAAGATCGGCTTCGCCTCCCTGCGCGCCGGCGGCGTCATCGGCGAACACACGGTCCTGTTCGGCTCGGACGACGAACTGCTGACCCTGTCGCACTCGGCCATCGACCGGTCCCTGTTCGCCAAGGGCGCCGTGGCCGCCGCCGCCTGGGTGCGCAACCGCCGTCCCGGCCTCTATGACATGCAGGACGTGCTCGGCTTCCGCCAGGCCTGA
- a CDS encoding alpha-ketoglutarate-dependent dioxygenase AlkB — protein MNRPVIRETPTSLPGFRLWPGALDAAAQKTLMDQVLAAAETAPFYRPVTPGGRPFSVEMTGMGSLAWVSDRAGYRYQPTHPVTGQPWPPMPQTLLDLWDALTGWPAPPDACLVNLYRGEARMGLHQDRDEADLTAPVLSVSLGDTAVFRIGPAEGGKTHGLKLASGDVCALMGPARLARHGIDRLLTGSSQLVPGGGRINLTLRRAL, from the coding sequence ATGAACCGCCCTGTCATTCGCGAAACCCCGACCAGCCTGCCCGGCTTTCGCCTGTGGCCCGGCGCGCTCGACGCGGCGGCCCAGAAGACCCTGATGGATCAGGTGCTGGCGGCGGCCGAAACCGCGCCCTTCTATCGCCCGGTGACGCCCGGCGGTCGGCCCTTTTCGGTCGAGATGACGGGCATGGGCTCCCTGGCCTGGGTCTCGGATCGGGCGGGCTATCGCTATCAGCCGACGCATCCCGTCACCGGCCAGCCCTGGCCGCCCATGCCGCAGACCCTGCTCGACCTGTGGGACGCCCTGACCGGCTGGCCCGCCCCGCCCGACGCCTGCCTGGTCAACCTCTATCGCGGTGAGGCCAGGATGGGCCTGCATCAGGATCGCGACGAAGCCGACCTGACCGCCCCGGTCCTGTCGGTGTCGCTGGGCGATACGGCGGTGTTTCGCATCGGCCCCGCCGAGGGCGGCAAGACCCACGGCCTGAAGCTGGCCTCGGGCGACGTCTGCGCCCTGATGGGGCCGGCCCGGCTGGCGCGGCACGGGATCGACCGGCTGCTGACGGGCTCGTCACAGCTGGTCCCCGGCGGCGGGCGGATCAATCTGACCCTGCGCCGGGCGCTCTGA